The proteins below come from a single Nostoc sp. KVJ3 genomic window:
- a CDS encoding NAD(P) transhydrogenase subunit alpha, which yields MTEALLAALFVFVLASFIGFEVINKIPPTLHTPLMSGSNAISGISVLGAIVAAGARDTSVSVILGLIAVVLATVNVVGGFLVTDRMLQMFKKKEIKA from the coding sequence ATGACAGAGGCATTACTTGCTGCTTTGTTTGTATTTGTGTTGGCATCTTTTATCGGCTTTGAAGTCATCAACAAAATCCCACCGACTTTACACACGCCCTTAATGTCAGGCTCAAACGCGATTTCTGGCATTTCGGTACTGGGAGCAATAGTTGCTGCTGGTGCGAGAGACACGAGTGTGTCAGTAATTCTTGGTTTGATTGCTGTGGTATTGGCAACAGTCAACGTTGTGGGTGGATTTTTAGTGACAGACAGAATGTTGCAAATGTTCAAGAAGAAGGAGATTAAGGCGTGA
- a CDS encoding NAD(P)(+) transhydrogenase (Re/Si-specific) subunit beta: MSDFLPTGIQLTYLVAASLFILGLKKLGSPATARNGNIVAAVGMLLAIVATMLDQHVLNYEMILLGLAIGSFIGAIVAYKVQMTEMPQMVGLLNGLGGAASALVAVAEFWRLLDSSQAIPLDVNISMLLDVLIGGVTFTGSFLAFAKLQGLISGSPITFPFQQPFNLLLLGAYIVGSAYLIITPDSLPIFLGVVGVSLVLGVMFVIPIGGGDMPVVISLLNSLSGVAAAAAGFVVMNNMLIIAGALVGASGLILTEIMCKAMNRSLFSVLFSAFGTGSSSGSAAASGGATDQTVRSIDPEEGAMMLGYARSVVIVPGYGMAVAQAQHSVRELSDQLERMGVDVKYAIHPVAGRMPGHMNVLLAEANVPYTQLYDMDDINPQFEQADVALVIGANDVVNPAARSDKNSPIYGMPILEVDRAKQTIVIKRGMSTGFAGVDNELFYKEKTTMLFGGAKDMVSKLVSEVKQL; encoded by the coding sequence GTGAGCGACTTTTTACCAACTGGCATTCAGCTGACGTACTTAGTCGCTGCATCGTTATTCATTCTGGGCTTGAAAAAGCTGGGATCACCTGCTACAGCGAGGAACGGTAATATTGTAGCGGCTGTGGGGATGCTACTGGCGATCGTGGCAACAATGCTCGATCAACATGTGTTGAACTACGAGATGATATTGTTGGGCTTGGCTATAGGATCGTTCATTGGTGCGATCGTAGCCTACAAAGTCCAAATGACCGAAATGCCCCAAATGGTGGGTTTACTCAACGGTTTGGGCGGTGCGGCTTCGGCATTAGTCGCCGTTGCCGAATTCTGGCGGTTATTAGATAGTTCTCAGGCGATACCCCTAGATGTGAACATTTCCATGCTGTTGGACGTGTTAATCGGTGGTGTTACCTTCACAGGTAGTTTTCTCGCCTTTGCCAAATTGCAAGGTTTAATTAGCGGTTCCCCGATTACATTTCCATTCCAGCAACCATTTAACCTCTTGCTTCTGGGTGCTTATATAGTAGGTAGTGCCTATTTAATCATCACACCAGATAGTTTACCCATATTCTTGGGAGTGGTTGGCGTTTCTTTAGTATTGGGCGTGATGTTCGTCATCCCTATTGGTGGCGGCGATATGCCTGTGGTAATCTCGCTGTTGAACTCGTTGTCAGGTGTGGCGGCGGCGGCGGCTGGGTTCGTGGTGATGAACAATATGTTAATCATCGCTGGGGCTTTGGTGGGAGCATCTGGCTTAATCCTCACCGAGATTATGTGTAAGGCGATGAACCGCTCCTTATTTAGTGTGCTGTTCAGCGCTTTTGGTACAGGTTCTAGTTCTGGTTCTGCTGCTGCTAGTGGTGGTGCAACTGATCAAACTGTCCGCAGCATCGATCCTGAAGAAGGGGCGATGATGTTGGGTTATGCCCGTTCTGTGGTAATTGTACCTGGTTATGGTATGGCAGTAGCCCAAGCGCAACATAGCGTCCGGGAATTGTCAGATCAGTTAGAACGGATGGGTGTTGATGTCAAGTATGCCATTCACCCTGTTGCTGGGAGAATGCCGGGGCACATGAATGTGTTGCTGGCTGAGGCAAATGTGCCTTATACGCAGTTGTACGACATGGATGATATTAATCCCCAGTTTGAGCAAGCGGATGTGGCTTTAGTAATTGGGGCAAATGATGTGGTAAATCCGGCGGCGCGGAGTGATAAAAATAGCCCGATTTATGGTATGCCGATTTTGGAAGTAGATCGGGCGAAGCAGACGATTGTAATTAAGCGCGGGATGAGTACGGGTTTTGCCGGTGTAGATAATGAGTTGTTCTACAAGGAGAAAACTACGATGCTTTTTGGTGGCGCTAAGGATATGGTGTCGAAGTTGGTTTCGGAAGTGAAGCAACTTTAA